One genomic region from Bradyrhizobium icense encodes:
- a CDS encoding sensor histidine kinase — MTDLPSLVDVKGKPEVSSAMPNSTRWLVRGTAALALVVATSWLGYIVAFQRGLDHLHVAAQQRLAMEAARLDGHLSRFEFLPSLLETSPSVFRLLSTPQDTALQQSVSLYLKSINLLAGADNLYVLDVSGDTLAAADFEQPGTPVGRNLSYRPYVSEALASGRGAFFGIGITSARAGYYLSYALKEGGATRGVATVKVNLDSFEREWRNTEGDILLLDERQVTILASRDEWRYRPMAPLSVQMRDDISRSKPYGNHDLTPLGWTVVAQSKGGARISAESGTAYTLSELPINRGLWKLVLLDDEAPIRQTALVIGAMSGLASMVALLAAVLVMQRRREIRQRLANQAALQAAHDMLETRVQERTAELRTAQDELVHAGKLAALGQMSAGIVHELNQPLAALQTAADNAILLVDRGSIGDARGNLTRIGELVRRLGRLTGQLRVFAYKSSSPLDAVSVEHAIVESLKILAARVKEGGVAVVTDINANLCVLADQTRLEQLLCNIVANALDAVESVERKSILIRATREEGQAARCRIAISNNGPAIASDVLQRMFEPFVTTKPPGKGLGLGLMLSNHIARSFGGELRARNLPDGAEFVVILPLAEITEAASHGR, encoded by the coding sequence ATGACGGACCTTCCATCCCTGGTGGACGTCAAGGGGAAGCCCGAAGTCAGCTCGGCGATGCCCAATTCCACGCGTTGGCTTGTTCGCGGAACAGCCGCGCTCGCGCTGGTCGTCGCCACTTCGTGGCTCGGATATATCGTTGCGTTCCAGCGTGGACTCGACCATTTGCACGTTGCTGCTCAGCAGCGGTTGGCGATGGAAGCCGCAAGACTCGATGGTCATCTTTCGAGATTTGAATTTTTACCGTCATTGCTAGAGACGTCTCCGAGCGTCTTCCGGTTGCTCAGCACTCCCCAGGATACCGCACTGCAGCAATCCGTCAGCCTGTACTTGAAGTCGATCAATCTGCTTGCGGGGGCCGACAACCTCTACGTTTTAGATGTTTCGGGAGACACCTTGGCAGCGGCCGATTTCGAGCAGCCAGGCACGCCGGTTGGCCGAAACCTGTCGTACCGCCCATATGTGAGCGAAGCTCTCGCGAGCGGCCGAGGAGCGTTCTTCGGTATCGGTATTACGAGCGCACGCGCTGGCTACTATCTCTCCTACGCCCTGAAGGAGGGCGGCGCGACCAGGGGGGTCGCCACCGTCAAGGTCAATCTGGATTCGTTCGAGCGTGAATGGCGCAATACTGAAGGCGACATTCTTCTGCTCGACGAGCGTCAGGTCACCATACTCGCTTCCCGTGACGAGTGGCGCTATCGGCCGATGGCACCGCTGTCGGTGCAGATGCGAGATGACATTTCTCGATCCAAACCTTACGGCAACCACGACCTGACGCCGCTCGGATGGACCGTGGTCGCTCAATCCAAAGGCGGCGCGCGTATCTCCGCCGAGAGCGGAACCGCTTATACGCTCAGCGAGCTTCCAATTAACCGGGGCCTCTGGAAGCTCGTCCTTCTCGACGACGAGGCGCCGATAAGGCAGACCGCGCTGGTCATCGGCGCGATGTCGGGCCTCGCGTCTATGGTTGCGTTGCTGGCAGCTGTTCTCGTGATGCAACGCCGGAGAGAGATCAGGCAACGCCTGGCCAACCAAGCTGCGTTGCAGGCCGCGCACGACATGCTCGAGACCAGGGTGCAGGAGCGAACTGCCGAACTGCGGACCGCGCAGGATGAACTTGTCCATGCCGGCAAGCTGGCTGCCCTCGGCCAGATGTCGGCCGGAATTGTGCATGAACTGAACCAGCCTCTGGCTGCGCTACAGACCGCGGCAGACAATGCAATACTGCTTGTCGATCGCGGGTCGATCGGCGATGCTCGCGGCAACCTCACCCGAATCGGTGAACTAGTACGCCGTCTTGGACGTTTGACCGGCCAGCTCAGGGTTTTCGCCTACAAGTCAAGCAGTCCGCTTGATGCGGTCTCCGTCGAACATGCGATCGTTGAATCGCTCAAGATCCTCGCTGCGCGTGTCAAGGAGGGCGGCGTCGCCGTCGTGACGGATATTAATGCCAATCTCTGCGTCCTTGCCGATCAAACGCGGCTTGAGCAGCTGTTGTGCAACATCGTGGCGAATGCGCTGGATGCCGTGGAGAGCGTCGAGCGAAAATCGATCCTGATCCGGGCGACCCGGGAAGAGGGGCAGGCTGCCCGCTGCCGCATCGCCATCAGCAACAATGGTCCGGCGATCGCGTCCGATGTTCTGCAGCGCATGTTCGAGCCTTTTGTGACGACCAAGCCTCCGGGCAAGGGGCTCGGCCTTGGCTTGATGCTTTCCAACCACATCGCGCGTTCCTTCGGCGGCGAATTGCGTGCGCGAAATCTTCCTGATGGTGCCGAATTTGTCGTGATCCTTCCGTTGGCTGAGATAACAGAGGCGGCTTCGCATGGGCGATGA
- a CDS encoding NAD(P)/FAD-dependent oxidoreductase, whose protein sequence is MSKPQLGKSRIVIVGGGAGGLELATRLGDKYGRKGKLDVTLIERNRTHVWKPKLHEIAAGSMDISAHEVDYLAQSYWHGFRYRIGDLIGIDRDRRQVQVAAYFDAEGREVTPKRSFDYDVLVIAIGSQNNDFGTPGVVNHAIKLESQADARRFHERMVNACIRAHAQSAPLGAHQLKVAIIGAGATGVELAAELHRTTREVVAYGLDQVDPQKDIRITLIEAADRVLPALPERVSRETEKLLARLGVNVLVGAKVSEVGSDHVSLTDGRTIPAELIVWAAGVKAPDFLKDIAGLETNRINQLVVRPTLQTTRDDGIFAIGDCSACSWGERGNVPPRAQAAHQQASHLYTQIPRYLRGGPIKDYKYRDFGSLVSLGEFSTVGSMMGALVGGNLVFAGIFARMMYLSLYKMHEHALHGSVKVALDTLARLITRRTEPHVKLH, encoded by the coding sequence ATGAGTAAGCCGCAATTGGGAAAATCCCGCATTGTGATCGTCGGAGGCGGAGCCGGCGGATTGGAGCTTGCGACGCGCCTCGGCGACAAATACGGGCGCAAGGGCAAGCTCGACGTCACGCTGATCGAGCGCAACCGCACGCATGTATGGAAGCCGAAGCTGCACGAGATTGCCGCCGGCAGCATGGATATCTCGGCCCACGAGGTCGACTATCTCGCTCAGTCCTACTGGCACGGCTTTCGCTACCGGATCGGCGACTTGATCGGGATCGATCGGGACCGCCGTCAGGTGCAGGTGGCGGCGTATTTCGATGCTGAAGGCCGCGAGGTCACGCCGAAGCGGAGCTTCGACTATGACGTCCTCGTCATCGCCATCGGAAGCCAGAACAACGATTTTGGCACGCCCGGCGTCGTCAACCACGCGATCAAGCTGGAATCGCAGGCGGACGCGCGGCGGTTCCACGAACGAATGGTCAATGCCTGCATCCGCGCGCATGCCCAATCGGCGCCTTTGGGAGCGCATCAGTTGAAGGTCGCAATCATCGGGGCCGGTGCGACCGGTGTCGAACTTGCAGCCGAGCTGCACCGGACGACACGCGAAGTGGTGGCGTACGGCCTTGATCAGGTCGATCCTCAGAAGGACATCAGGATCACGCTGATCGAAGCCGCCGACCGTGTGCTTCCCGCGCTTCCGGAACGGGTATCGAGAGAGACAGAGAAGTTGCTTGCCCGGCTGGGTGTCAATGTGCTTGTCGGCGCCAAAGTCTCGGAGGTCGGCTCCGACCATGTGAGCCTGACGGACGGCCGCACTATCCCTGCCGAACTGATCGTCTGGGCGGCGGGAGTCAAGGCGCCCGATTTCCTGAAGGACATCGCCGGACTCGAGACCAACCGTATCAATCAGCTCGTCGTCCGGCCGACCCTGCAGACAACGCGTGACGACGGCATCTTTGCAATCGGTGACTGCTCGGCCTGCTCTTGGGGCGAGCGCGGCAATGTGCCGCCGCGGGCGCAAGCGGCTCACCAGCAGGCCTCGCATCTCTATACCCAGATTCCGCGCTATCTGCGGGGCGGGCCGATCAAGGACTACAAGTATAGAGACTTCGGCTCCCTGGTGTCGCTCGGCGAATTCAGCACGGTCGGCTCGATGATGGGCGCGCTCGTGGGCGGCAACCTGGTGTTCGCGGGCATCTTCGCACGGATGATGTACCTGTCGCTCTACAAGATGCACGAACACGCGCTGCATGGTTCGGTGAAGGTTGCGCTCGACACGCTGGCGCGTCTGATCACCCGGCGCACTGAGCCACATGTGAAGCTGCATTGA
- a CDS encoding Lrp/AsnC family transcriptional regulator: protein MTKLDRIDIKILNELQKNGRISNVELAELVNLSPSPCLMRVKKLQAEGYIQGYAAQIDVSKLGQTLTVFTEITLRNHRQTDFARFLSVVEKTDQIIECHLVSGGYDYLLKFVTAGIEEYQTIMERLTDMDIGIDKYFSFVVLKSPIVKTHMPLTSLFRV from the coding sequence GTGACGAAGTTGGATCGAATCGACATCAAGATCCTGAACGAGCTCCAGAAGAATGGACGCATCTCTAATGTGGAGCTTGCGGAATTGGTCAATCTGTCTCCAAGCCCATGTCTCATGCGTGTGAAGAAGTTGCAGGCCGAAGGGTATATTCAAGGCTACGCGGCGCAGATCGACGTCAGCAAGCTTGGCCAAACTTTAACCGTCTTCACCGAGATCACCCTGAGAAATCATCGCCAAACGGATTTTGCGCGCTTCCTTTCGGTGGTCGAGAAGACCGATCAGATCATAGAGTGTCATCTCGTCTCCGGTGGGTACGACTATCTCCTGAAGTTCGTTACTGCCGGTATCGAGGAGTATCAGACCATCATGGAGCGATTGACTGACATGGATATCGGTATCGACAAGTATTTCAGCTTTGTCGTGCTGAAGTCGCCAATCGTAAAGACTCACATGCCGCTGACCAGCCTGTTTCGCGTTTAA
- the phaC gene encoding class I poly(R)-hydroxyalkanoic acid synthase has translation MNRPFNMPDEFVDGFMKAGASLWRSLGWPVDDDRDGTKASSALSSSARIAELQAEHLKRLYQVTEHVIRSAAGMQSEGGLEPARGDRRFNATEWRDNSLYSLLKQSYLLNSRYCTDFVEALDMDEREKHRLRFFTRQLVEAMSPTNFTATNPDVIKLATDTEGQSLRAGLDNLMADLGKGNLTITDESAFEVGKDVATSKGAVVFENDLFQLIQYEPATEQVAARPLLIVPPCINKFYILDLQPANSFVGFAVEHGLTVFMVSWRNPDASCGHFGWDDYVQHGAMRAIEITQSISGADKINVVGWCVGGTILSSALALLRTRGDESVASVTLLTTMLDFREPGDLGVFVDEESVRQREQTIGNGGIYRGAELGFVFQTLRSKELIWPNVVNHYLKGKPPERFDLLFWNADVTNLPGPMYCWYIRNMYLENNLRNPNRLKMCGASVDLGRVDLPAYVLATVEDHIVPWRSAYRTTGLFGGDTRFVLGASGHIAGVINPASKNKRSYWVSANRCDDPATWLASADEKPGSWWNDWIGWLKAWAEEQLPARTQLGSNVYPPGEPAPGRYVKAKAN, from the coding sequence ATGAATCGGCCATTCAATATGCCGGACGAGTTTGTCGACGGATTCATGAAGGCGGGCGCGAGCCTGTGGCGGTCGCTGGGGTGGCCCGTGGATGACGATCGCGACGGTACGAAGGCGAGTTCAGCGCTCAGCTCGTCGGCACGCATCGCTGAACTACAGGCCGAGCATCTGAAGCGTCTGTACCAGGTCACGGAGCACGTCATCAGATCGGCCGCGGGCATGCAGAGCGAAGGAGGCCTGGAACCCGCGCGCGGCGATCGCAGGTTCAATGCCACGGAATGGCGGGACAACTCGCTCTACAGCCTGCTGAAGCAGTCCTATCTGTTGAACTCGCGCTATTGCACCGACTTCGTCGAAGCCCTGGATATGGATGAGAGGGAGAAGCACCGGCTGCGTTTCTTCACGCGCCAGCTCGTCGAGGCGATGAGCCCGACCAATTTTACCGCCACCAACCCTGATGTCATCAAGCTCGCGACCGATACCGAAGGTCAAAGCCTCAGGGCGGGCCTCGACAATTTGATGGCCGATCTTGGCAAGGGCAATCTGACGATCACGGACGAGAGCGCATTCGAGGTCGGTAAGGACGTCGCGACTTCAAAGGGTGCGGTCGTGTTCGAAAACGACCTGTTTCAGCTCATTCAATATGAGCCCGCGACGGAGCAGGTGGCCGCGCGGCCTCTGTTGATTGTCCCTCCTTGCATCAACAAGTTCTACATCCTCGACCTCCAGCCGGCCAATTCCTTCGTCGGGTTCGCGGTCGAGCACGGCCTGACGGTGTTCATGGTCTCCTGGCGCAATCCGGATGCCTCTTGCGGGCATTTTGGCTGGGACGATTACGTCCAGCATGGCGCCATGCGCGCCATCGAAATCACTCAATCGATTTCGGGTGCCGACAAGATCAACGTTGTCGGCTGGTGCGTCGGCGGAACCATCCTGTCGTCTGCGCTTGCACTGCTGCGGACGCGAGGGGACGAGTCGGTGGCCAGCGTGACCTTGCTGACGACCATGCTCGATTTCCGGGAGCCGGGCGATCTTGGCGTGTTCGTGGACGAAGAGAGCGTGCGTCAGCGCGAGCAGACGATCGGCAACGGAGGCATCTATCGCGGCGCCGAGCTTGGGTTCGTGTTCCAGACCCTTCGTTCGAAAGAACTGATATGGCCGAACGTGGTCAATCACTACCTGAAGGGAAAGCCGCCGGAACGTTTCGATCTTCTGTTTTGGAACGCCGACGTAACCAATCTGCCGGGACCGATGTATTGTTGGTACATCAGGAACATGTACCTGGAGAACAATCTTCGGAATCCAAACAGATTGAAGATGTGCGGCGCATCGGTCGATTTGGGACGTGTCGACCTGCCTGCCTACGTTCTGGCGACCGTCGAGGATCATATCGTGCCGTGGCGATCCGCCTATCGCACGACGGGCCTGTTCGGCGGTGACACTCGTTTTGTTCTCGGCGCGAGCGGGCATATTGCCGGCGTGATCAACCCGGCATCGAAGAACAAGCGAAGCTACTGGGTGTCGGCCAATCGATGCGACGATCCGGCGACATGGCTGGCGAGCGCCGACGAAAAACCGGGCAGTTGGTGGAACGACTGGATCGGTTGGCTCAAGGCTTGGGCAGAAGAGCAGCTTCCGGCGCGCACGCAACTCGGCAGCAACGTCTATCCTCCGGGCGAACCGGCGCCCGGTCGATATGTGAAGGCGAAAGCGAACTGA
- a CDS encoding cytochrome ubiquinol oxidase subunit I, with protein sequence MDAVFLARMQFAANITFHILFPSISIALGWVLLFFRVKHLRATDPQQKLEWLRAYRLWTKVFALTFALGVVSGVTMSFQFGTNWPGYMERVGNIAGPLLGYEVLTAFFLEAGFLGVMLFGHRRVGEMVHLGATFLVAFGTLMSAFWILALNSWMQTPAGYEIVDGQFHARSWLEIIFNPSFPYRLVHMVLASALTCAFLMIGISAWQLLKGVATASASRVLRTGLIFAALAAPAQMVAGDFHGLNTLKHQPQKIAAVEGIWETTRGAPLLLFAIPDDAARTNRFEWGIPKLASLILRHDPDGELKGLNEFPSAHPPVLPLFWSFRIMVGTGILMLLVSWIGLWRHWRDGWDFAKMPRPMLGIFAGMTFAGWVATIAGWYVTEIGRQPFIVSGLIRTADVASRVPSSSIAVTFAIYVAVYLALLAAYVGVLKYMAETADKKSYASASTDLAGDPQEYQRRGEFA encoded by the coding sequence ATGGACGCCGTGTTCCTTGCGCGCATGCAGTTCGCCGCCAACATCACGTTCCACATTCTGTTTCCGTCAATCTCGATTGCGCTGGGCTGGGTGCTGCTGTTCTTTAGGGTGAAGCATCTGCGTGCAACTGATCCGCAGCAAAAACTCGAGTGGCTGCGCGCCTATCGCTTGTGGACCAAGGTGTTCGCCCTGACATTCGCGCTCGGGGTCGTCAGCGGCGTCACCATGAGCTTCCAGTTCGGCACGAACTGGCCGGGCTACATGGAGCGTGTCGGGAATATCGCCGGCCCGCTGCTCGGTTATGAGGTGCTGACCGCCTTCTTCCTGGAGGCGGGCTTTCTCGGTGTCATGCTGTTCGGCCACCGCCGGGTCGGCGAGATGGTTCACTTGGGCGCGACCTTCCTCGTCGCGTTCGGTACGTTGATGAGCGCATTCTGGATCCTTGCGCTCAATTCATGGATGCAGACGCCGGCGGGGTACGAAATCGTCGATGGCCAGTTTCATGCGCGGAGCTGGTTGGAGATCATCTTCAATCCGTCCTTCCCGTATCGGTTGGTCCACATGGTGCTTGCATCCGCGCTGACCTGCGCGTTCCTGATGATCGGGATCAGCGCCTGGCAACTTCTGAAAGGCGTCGCCACGGCGAGCGCGTCACGTGTGCTTCGGACCGGGCTCATTTTCGCTGCACTGGCCGCGCCGGCGCAGATGGTGGCCGGTGACTTCCATGGCCTCAATACGCTCAAGCATCAGCCGCAGAAGATCGCGGCGGTCGAAGGTATCTGGGAAACGACGCGGGGCGCGCCGCTGCTGCTGTTCGCGATTCCGGACGATGCTGCGAGAACAAACCGTTTCGAGTGGGGCATACCGAAGCTCGCGAGCCTGATCCTCCGGCACGACCCTGACGGAGAACTCAAGGGGTTGAACGAGTTTCCATCGGCCCACCCGCCCGTCCTACCCCTGTTCTGGTCGTTTCGTATCATGGTGGGGACCGGCATCTTGATGCTGCTCGTCAGCTGGATAGGCCTGTGGCGACATTGGCGCGACGGCTGGGATTTTGCCAAAATGCCGCGACCAATGCTCGGGATATTCGCGGGCATGACCTTTGCCGGTTGGGTTGCGACCATTGCCGGATGGTACGTCACAGAAATCGGACGGCAGCCTTTCATCGTTTCCGGTCTCATTCGAACCGCCGACGTCGCTTCGCGGGTCCCGTCATCGAGCATCGCCGTGACGTTCGCTATCTATGTTGCGGTCTATCTGGCGCTGCTCGCGGCCTATGTCGGCGTCCTCAAATACATGGCTGAAACCGCCGACAAGAAGTCGTACGCAAGCGCGTCGACGGACCTGGCGGGGGACCCGCAGGAATATCAGCGCCGGGGAGAATTCGCATGA
- a CDS encoding cytochrome d ubiquinol oxidase subunit II, which yields MISMSFDELLPLIFIGLMGVSLLVYVVSDGYDLGVGMLMHRATPEERDTMVASIGPFWDANETWLVLGVGLLLVAFPKAHGLVLSELYLPTTLMLVGLILRGAAFDFRVKAKADRKVMWDRLFIAGSMLASVCQGWMLGRYVSGFGEGWNYPIFAGAIAIALPMAYALLGATWLVMKTDGPLQDKAIEWSKIAWPPMVLGLILISMATPWISESVRVRWFTLPAIIAVASIPITTGIALLAVRLLLGSPAARGGLCWLPFALLVLVFFLSFLGLSYSIYPFVVIDRLTVWQAASSPESLKIILIGVSITLPVIIAYTGFSYRVFRGKTIELDYA from the coding sequence ATGATTTCGATGTCGTTCGACGAACTGCTTCCGCTGATCTTCATCGGCTTGATGGGGGTGTCGCTGCTCGTCTACGTCGTGAGCGACGGATACGATCTCGGGGTCGGCATGTTGATGCACCGGGCGACGCCTGAGGAGCGGGACACCATGGTCGCATCCATCGGCCCGTTCTGGGATGCCAATGAGACTTGGCTGGTGCTGGGCGTCGGTCTTCTCCTGGTTGCCTTCCCCAAGGCGCACGGGCTGGTGCTGTCGGAACTTTACCTGCCGACGACGCTCATGCTGGTCGGCCTGATCCTGCGCGGCGCAGCCTTCGATTTCAGGGTCAAGGCCAAGGCCGACCGCAAGGTGATGTGGGATCGCCTGTTCATCGCAGGATCAATGCTCGCCTCCGTGTGTCAGGGATGGATGCTGGGCCGGTATGTCAGCGGTTTCGGCGAGGGCTGGAATTATCCGATCTTTGCCGGCGCCATCGCGATCGCGTTGCCAATGGCCTACGCGCTGCTTGGCGCCACGTGGCTCGTGATGAAGACGGACGGCCCGCTGCAGGACAAGGCGATCGAGTGGAGCAAGATCGCCTGGCCGCCCATGGTCCTCGGTCTGATCCTGATTTCGATGGCAACGCCCTGGATCAGCGAGAGCGTTCGCGTGAGGTGGTTTACCCTGCCGGCGATAATTGCGGTGGCGTCGATCCCGATTACGACGGGGATCGCGCTGCTGGCGGTGCGCCTCCTGCTCGGTTCGCCGGCTGCGCGCGGCGGCTTGTGCTGGCTGCCGTTTGCGTTGCTTGTGCTGGTGTTCTTCCTGAGCTTCTTAGGCCTCAGCTACAGCATCTATCCTTTCGTTGTGATCGACCGCCTGACGGTCTGGCAGGCCGCCAGCAGCCCCGAGTCGCTCAAGATTATCCTGATCGGGGTTTCCATCACGCTGCCCGTCATTATCGCCTACACGGGATTTTCCTATCGCGTATTCCGAGGCAAAACCATAGAGTTGGACTATGCCTGA
- a CDS encoding NAD(P)/FAD-dependent oxidoreductase has protein sequence MPAPLHHIESSPELPASADAVVIGGGIVGVFAAYYLAKRGIRVALVEKGRVGAEQSSRNWGWCRQQNRDARELPMAMKSLDLWERFAAESGEDTGFRRCGLLYLSNDEAELARWARWCDFARTVGVTTHVLDSAGATGRGRATERAWKGGVFSPTDGTADPGKAAPAVASAILKLGGTVHQNCAARGIELEAGRLSAVVTESGTIKTKIAVLAGGAWASSFCRQVGIRFPQASIRSSILAVSPGAKDLPDALHTASISFTRRTDGGYTLAISGRGRVDVTPQQLRFAPQFLPMFLKRWRSLLPGGLEGIRSGHETLKCWRLDGPTPMEHMRILDPTPDPAAVKLTHSRAIELIPELRKTKITAAWAGYIDSTPDGVPGLGELEKVPGLILAAGFSGHGFGIGPGAGHLIADLITGSEPMFDPKPYRPNRFSASAWGKVADF, from the coding sequence ATGCCCGCGCCGCTGCATCACATCGAAAGCTCCCCCGAATTGCCTGCGTCCGCCGATGCGGTGGTAATTGGCGGCGGCATCGTCGGCGTGTTTGCAGCCTATTACCTTGCGAAGCGGGGCATCCGGGTCGCCCTGGTTGAGAAGGGAAGGGTCGGCGCGGAGCAGTCAAGCCGCAACTGGGGCTGGTGCCGGCAGCAGAACCGGGATGCCCGCGAACTGCCGATGGCGATGAAGAGCCTCGATCTCTGGGAGCGGTTTGCCGCCGAGAGCGGTGAAGATACTGGCTTTCGCCGCTGCGGTCTCCTGTATCTGAGCAATGACGAGGCTGAGCTTGCCCGCTGGGCGCGCTGGTGCGACTTCGCCAGAACGGTCGGCGTGACGACCCATGTGCTGGACAGTGCCGGAGCAACAGGGCGTGGCCGTGCCACCGAACGCGCCTGGAAGGGTGGCGTCTTTTCGCCCACCGATGGGACGGCCGATCCCGGCAAGGCCGCGCCGGCCGTAGCTTCCGCGATCCTGAAGCTGGGCGGAACGGTTCACCAGAATTGTGCCGCGCGGGGCATCGAATTGGAAGCCGGGCGATTGAGCGCGGTTGTTACAGAGAGCGGAACGATCAAGACGAAGATCGCGGTGCTGGCCGGGGGTGCATGGGCATCGTCCTTCTGCCGCCAGGTCGGCATCCGTTTCCCCCAAGCTTCGATCCGTTCTTCGATACTGGCCGTCTCTCCCGGTGCCAAAGATTTGCCGGATGCCCTGCATACCGCCAGCATCTCCTTCACCCGCCGGACCGATGGCGGCTACACCTTGGCGATCAGCGGACGCGGGCGCGTGGACGTCACGCCGCAGCAGCTGCGTTTCGCGCCGCAATTTCTGCCGATGTTTTTGAAGCGTTGGCGCAGCCTCTTACCGGGCGGCCTCGAAGGGATTCGTTCCGGCCACGAGACGTTGAAGTGCTGGAGACTCGATGGGCCGACCCCGATGGAACACATGCGCATTCTCGATCCGACGCCCGATCCGGCTGCGGTGAAGCTGACCCACAGCCGGGCAATCGAACTCATACCCGAACTCCGCAAGACGAAGATCACCGCGGCTTGGGCCGGCTATATCGATAGCACCCCGGACGGCGTGCCTGGCCTAGGAGAGTTGGAGAAGGTGCCCGGCCTCATTCTGGCCGCCGGCTTTTCCGGGCACGGCTTCGGCATCGGGCCGGGAGCCGGCCACCTGATCGCCGACCTCATCACTGGATCGGAGCCCATGTTTGATCCGAAACCGTATCGCCCAAATCGGTTCTCGGCATCGGCATGGGGCAAAGTCGCGGATTTCTAG
- a CDS encoding sigma-54-dependent transcriptional regulator, which translates to MGDEQSIGVIYVEDDEDVRIGGVQALELAGFSVSGFASVETANVSVRSDMPFVVVCDVRLRGKSGLDWQADLRRLDQDLPVILITGHGDIAMAVQAMRNGAYDFIEKPCSSEQLISVVRRAVEKRRLTLEVRALRSALADRQGIEANLLGRSPQIQEVRRLVSTLASTNVDVTIYGETGTGKDVVARCLHNHSGRRTGNYVAVNCGGLPESLVESELFGHEVGAFTGATRQRIGKIEYANGGTLFLDEIESMPLSVQVKLLRSLQDRSIERVGTNKPISVDCRVVAASKTNLFELSEKKLFRADLYYRLGVAFIELPPLRERREDIPLLFEHFTLDAARRFERDAPILDEQTMSVLLAYSWPGNVRELRNVADRFVLGVLDGKAINKSGFGTSDLSLPRQLENIERSIIEDALRRKQGDVQATAALLGIPKQTLYDKIKRLAVNVDGIREGSIVRSGT; encoded by the coding sequence ATGGGCGATGAGCAATCAATTGGCGTGATCTACGTCGAGGACGACGAGGATGTCCGCATTGGCGGCGTTCAGGCGCTCGAACTTGCGGGCTTTTCGGTCTCGGGATTTGCTTCGGTCGAGACCGCCAACGTATCCGTGCGCTCAGACATGCCCTTCGTCGTGGTCTGCGACGTGCGCCTGCGCGGCAAGAGCGGCCTTGATTGGCAGGCCGACCTGCGCCGGCTGGATCAGGATTTGCCGGTAATCCTGATCACTGGCCATGGCGATATTGCAATGGCCGTGCAAGCGATGCGCAATGGCGCCTACGATTTCATCGAGAAGCCGTGCTCCTCGGAGCAGCTCATTTCGGTGGTGCGCAGGGCGGTCGAAAAGAGACGCCTGACCTTGGAGGTCCGCGCGTTGCGATCTGCCCTGGCTGATCGCCAGGGGATTGAAGCGAACCTGTTGGGCCGCTCGCCGCAGATACAGGAGGTGCGCAGGCTCGTATCTACGTTAGCCTCGACGAATGTCGACGTCACGATCTATGGCGAAACCGGGACCGGCAAGGATGTTGTCGCGCGCTGTCTCCACAATCACAGCGGTCGCCGCACCGGCAATTATGTCGCGGTGAACTGCGGCGGCCTGCCGGAGTCGCTGGTCGAGAGCGAGTTGTTCGGCCACGAGGTCGGCGCATTCACCGGTGCCACCCGCCAGCGTATCGGCAAGATCGAATATGCCAATGGCGGAACGCTGTTCCTCGACGAAATCGAGAGCATGCCGCTGAGCGTGCAGGTGAAGTTGCTCCGGTCGCTGCAGGATCGGTCGATTGAGCGCGTCGGAACGAACAAGCCGATCTCGGTGGATTGCCGTGTCGTGGCGGCGAGCAAGACGAATTTGTTCGAGCTGAGCGAAAAGAAACTGTTTCGCGCGGATCTCTACTATCGCCTTGGCGTCGCATTCATCGAACTGCCGCCGCTTCGGGAACGGCGCGAAGACATTCCGCTGCTGTTCGAGCACTTCACGCTGGATGCCGCCAGACGCTTCGAGCGCGATGCGCCGATCCTGGACGAGCAGACCATGTCCGTGTTGCTGGCTTATTCCTGGCCGGGGAACGTACGCGAGCTTCGCAACGTCGCCGACCGCTTCGTGCTGGGCGTGCTCGACGGCAAGGCGATCAACAAGTCTGGGTTTGGTACGTCGGATCTGTCGTTGCCCCGACAACTCGAAAATATCGAGCGGTCGATCATCGAGGACGCGCTGCGGCGCAAGCAAGGCGACGTACAGGCAACCGCTGCGCTGCTGGGTATCCCGAAGCAAACCCTGTACGACAAGATAAAGCGTCTTGCCGTGAACGTTGATGGGATCCGCGAAGGCTCAATCGTCCGCTCCGGAACCTGA